ATGTCGCCGCTATCGCGCCCTTGGGCCGCCTGGATGCGACGATGCTCAAGGGCGCCGCGCAACTGGCCAGCGAATACGGCGACGGCACGCTGCGTTTCACCCCCTGGCAGGGCGTGCTGCTGCCCAACATTGAAAAACCTCGCGCCGTGACCGAACGCCTGGCGCAGCTTGGCTTTCTGTGTTCAATCGACCAGCCCCTGGCGCGCATGACCGCCTGCACCGGCTCCTGCGGCTGCGGCAAGGCCCTGGCCGACACCAAGGCCGACGCGGTGCAACTCGCTGCCCTGGACACCGGGCACAACGTGCACCTGTCCGGCTGCCCGCGCTCCTGCGCCGCCGCACACACCGCGCCGGTCACCTTGCTGGCGGTGAGCCCCGGCCACTACGACCTCTATTTTCGCGAGGCAGCCCACCCCGGTTTCGGCCGGCTGCACGCACGCAACCTTTCTATTGAAGCGACGGGCGCCCTGCTGCGCGCCCGCCCACGGAGCAACACCGATGATTGATTACATCCGCGACGGTCAGGAGATCTATCGCAACTCCTTCGCCATTATTCGCGCGGAAGCCAAGTTGGACCGCATCCCGGCTGATTTGGAGAAACTCGCGGTGCGGGTGATTCACGCCTGCGGCATGGTCGACGCCATCGACGGCCTGCAGTTCTCCGAAGGGGCGGGCAAGGCCGGGCGCGATGCGCTGGCTGCGGGCGCGCCGATCCTGTGCGATGCGCGGATGGTCTCCGAAGGCGTGACCCGCGCACGCCTGCCGGCCAATAACCCGGTGATCTGCACCCTGCGCGATGACAGCGTTCCAGACCTGGCGCGGGAGTTGGGCAACACCCGCTCCGCCGCCGCCCTGGAGCTGTGGCGCCCGCACCTGGAAGGTAGCGTGGTGGTGATCGGCAACGCACCGACCGCGTTGTTCTATCTGCTGGAAATGCTGGATGCGGGCGCGCCGAAACCGGCGTTGATCCTCGGCTTTCCGGTGGGTTTTGTCGGCGCCGCCGAGTCCAAGGCGATGCTGGCCGCCGACAGCCGTGGCGTGCCGTTCGTGATCATGCAGGGCCGCCTGGGCGGCAGCGCCATGGCCGCCGCTGCGGTGAATGCCCTCGCCACGGAGGTCGAATAATGCAGGCACGCGGACGTTTGATCGGCCTGGGCGTGGGCCCCGGTGACCCGGAACTGATCACCCTCAAGGCCCTGCGCCTGCTGCGCGAATCGCCCGTGGTGGCGTACTTCGTGGCCAAGGGCAAGAAGGGCAACGCCTTCGGGATCATCGAAGACCACTTGGTGCCGCAACAGACCTTGATGCCGTTGGTGTACCCGGTGACCACTGAAGTGTTGCCGGCGCCGATGTCTTACGAACAGGTGATCAGCGATTTCTACGACGCCGCCAGCGTTGACGTCGCCGCACACTTGGACGCCGGCCGTGACGTAGCGGTGATCTGCGAAGGCGACCCGTTCTTCTACGGTTCCTACATGTACCTGCACGACCGCCTCGCCGAGCGCTATGAAGCGCAGGTGATTCCAGGCGTGTGTTCAATGCTCGGCGGTGCCTCGGTGCTGGGCGCGCCGCTGGTTTACCGCAACCAGAGCCTGTCGGTACTCTCGGGTGTGTTACCCCATGACGACCTCAAGCGCCGCCTGGCGGATGCCGATGCGGCCGTGATCATGAAGCTGGGTCGCAACTTCCCGAAAGTGCGTCAGGTGCTGGAAGAGCTCGGCCTCGCCGGGCGTGCACTGTATGTGGAACGCGCCACCATGGCCAACCAGAGGATCGTGCCGCTGGATCAGGTCGATCCATCGTCGTCGCCGTACTTCTCGCTGATCATCGTGCCCGGTGAACGGTGGCAAGGTTGATGAGCCCGGCGATTGTCATTCTGGGCCAGGGCAGCCTGGCCACTGCGCGCAAGATCCAGCAGGTCTACCCCGGCGCTTTGATCCACGGCCTGGCCGGACGGGTCGACGGCGCGGACCAGGCCTACAGTGAATTCGGCGCGACCCTGCGCCAGCTCTATCAGCAAGGTACGCCGCTGATTGCGCTGTGCGCGGCCGGTATCGTCATTCGTACCTTGGCGCCGCTGCTGCTGGAAAAAGGCGAAGAACCCGCCGTGCTGGCCGTGGCCGAAGACGGCAGTACGGTGGTGCCGTTGCTTGGCGGCCTGGGCGGTGTGAACGTGATGGCGCGCGAAATCGCCGCTGCGTTGAACGTGGCCGCTGCGATCACCACCAGTGGCGAGCTGCGTTTCGGCACCTGCCTGCTCAATCCGCCAGCGGGTTATGAACTGGCCGACCTTGAACTGGGCAAGCGCTTCGTCTCCGACCTGCTGGCCGGCGAAAGCGTGCGCATCGAAGGCGCCGCGCCGTGGCTCGACCAGGCCAACCTGCCCCAGGACCAACAGGCACGCCTGGCGATTCACGTGGGCAGTAACGCGCGCGCGCCTGCTGCCGATGAATTGCTGATCTATTCGAAGAATGTCAGCGTGACCTGCAACCCAGGTGCGCAACTGGCTGAGCGTGTGCGCACGGCGTTGCATGAGGCGGGTATCGCCGTGCAATCCCTGGCGTGCCTGTTGGCCAGTGATACGCAGATGGCCGAGGCGTCGTTGCATGCAGCCGCGTTGGAGCTGGGTGTACCGCTGCGGTTTGCCAGCGTCAGCCAGGACGCGGATATCGTCATCAACGTTGCCGAGCAACCCCTGGACCTGGCGCAAGTCGGCCGTGTGCGTGGTCGCCTGGCTGTGATCGGCCTGGGCCCCGGCGCCGCCGAGTTGATGGTGCCAGCGGTCAAGGCAGAACTGGCGCGTTGCACCGACGTGCTCGGTTACGAAACCTACGTGCGCATGGCCGGGCCCTTCCGGGACGATCAGGTGCAGCACTGCACCGACAACCGCGAAGAAATGCAGCGTGCGCGCCATGCCTTCGAACTGGCGGCCCAAGGTCGCTCGGTGGTGGTTGTGTCGTCTGGCGACCCCGGCGTGTTCGCCATGGCCGCTGCGGTGATCGAAGCCCTGCACGAATCCAGTGATCCGGCCTGGCATCAGGTCGACCTGGAAATCCTGCCGGGCGTTTCGGCCTCGCTCGCCACCGCCGCCCAGGCGGGTGCGCCGTTGGGCCATGATTTTTGCGTGATGTCGCTGTCGGACAACCTCAAGCCGTGGTCGATCATCGAAAAACGCCTGGACCTGGCCTCCCAGGCCGACCTGGCGCTGGCGTTCTACAACCCGATCTCGCGCTCGCGGCCGTGGCAGCTGGGACGTGCGCTGGAAATCGTCGCACTGCACCGTACGCCTGAAACGCCGGTGGTGCTGGGCCGGGATATTGGCCGG
The genomic region above belongs to Pseudomonas azotoformans and contains:
- a CDS encoding precorrin-8X methylmutase gives rise to the protein MIDYIRDGQEIYRNSFAIIRAEAKLDRIPADLEKLAVRVIHACGMVDAIDGLQFSEGAGKAGRDALAAGAPILCDARMVSEGVTRARLPANNPVICTLRDDSVPDLARELGNTRSAAALELWRPHLEGSVVVIGNAPTALFYLLEMLDAGAPKPALILGFPVGFVGAAESKAMLAADSRGVPFVIMQGRLGGSAMAAAAVNALATEVE
- a CDS encoding precorrin-2 C(20)-methyltransferase; amino-acid sequence: MQARGRLIGLGVGPGDPELITLKALRLLRESPVVAYFVAKGKKGNAFGIIEDHLVPQQTLMPLVYPVTTEVLPAPMSYEQVISDFYDAASVDVAAHLDAGRDVAVICEGDPFFYGSYMYLHDRLAERYEAQVIPGVCSMLGGASVLGAPLVYRNQSLSVLSGVLPHDDLKRRLADADAAVIMKLGRNFPKVRQVLEELGLAGRALYVERATMANQRIVPLDQVDPSSSPYFSLIIVPGERWQG
- the cobJ gene encoding precorrin-3B C(17)-methyltransferase — encoded protein: MSPAIVILGQGSLATARKIQQVYPGALIHGLAGRVDGADQAYSEFGATLRQLYQQGTPLIALCAAGIVIRTLAPLLLEKGEEPAVLAVAEDGSTVVPLLGGLGGVNVMAREIAAALNVAAAITTSGELRFGTCLLNPPAGYELADLELGKRFVSDLLAGESVRIEGAAPWLDQANLPQDQQARLAIHVGSNARAPAADELLIYSKNVSVTCNPGAQLAERVRTALHEAGIAVQSLACLLASDTQMAEASLHAAALELGVPLRFASVSQDADIVINVAEQPLDLAQVGRVRGRLAVIGLGPGAAELMVPAVKAELARCTDVLGYETYVRMAGPFRDDQVQHCTDNREEMQRARHAFELAAQGRSVVVVSSGDPGVFAMAAAVIEALHESSDPAWHQVDLEILPGVSASLATAAQAGAPLGHDFCVMSLSDNLKPWSIIEKRLDLASQADLALAFYNPISRSRPWQLGRALEIVALHRTPETPVVLGRDIGRPGQTLRVTTLGQLTPEQVDMRTMVLIGSSTTATFPRAGGGEWVYTPRWYGEKPAS